A stretch of DNA from Toxotes jaculatrix isolate fToxJac2 chromosome 15, fToxJac2.pri, whole genome shotgun sequence:
CCGGGGTCTGTTGCGCTCAGAGACGAGGTATTTAAAGCTGAAGCAATGAACATTATTGTCAGAGATGTGTTAGAAATCTACTGCGGGTCATTCCTTTCTTTGTTCTGAGCATGATTTATTGTAGCTCTTACccaccaggggaaaaaaaaatagcgaGTAAATTAATTTGTGAATGATGAAAATACAATTGCTCACTAGGTGTCAAAGACAAAATGACTTCTTAGTATAATGAAGACTTTGTAAGTCAAATTTTAAACCTCACATCTCATATCCAACTGTATCAAATACACATGACTTTTAAAGTCATAATTACTCAGTATTCAAGATATTCAGTCACGTTATGTCATACATGTGAGATAACCTTTGATATAACATATCATAACTGAGTGTGGATGTTGAGCTGGACATCGTTAAATTATTACCATCTGTGGTCAGCAAACCTACCCTGGATCTATGAAGCCACACAGTTTGAGATTCTACATCATAATTTCAACTACAATGCCATAATTATCAGATAGGCTATTTATCAGTCACTGCATGATTTATGTCTTAATTGTTACCCACCAtaatgtacatacatacatgcttTTCTAAACTTAGTCAAAGTTTTCATTTGGGTGGTGGGAATAGGCTTCTATGAGATTTGCTGCAGCTTAAGTAATGGGGGGGAAAGTAGACAGCCCTGCACCGACCATCAGATATTCTGTTGGCCATCAGTCTCTGAACCGCAGAGTCCTTTTCAAACAGGCAGAGACTTGACAAGAAGCAGGACTGCTGTCCTCCGTGAAGGGAAAAATTGCGTGTGAAAGACAGGAGGGCAGCTTTTAACACAGTGAGATGTAACTGAGCTCCATTATACCCTCAACCACAGCTCCATTAAAATGAACATCATGTTGTTCCTGTGAGGGTTGTAATTTCTGTTCCTGTTCACTTGTGTGGTCAAAGAGTTGCAGTGTGATGTTATTAACTAGGTATGGTAGTTACAACTACGTATTTGGCAGGAAGCCAGGAGGAGAGACCTCACTATCAGAAAAAAAGTAGAGCAGATCTGTAGTTGAGTACAAAATGTTGTCACTGGGGCAGTACCCGTTACAGGAAATGCATACCACAAGTACACAAACTGTGGCCATGGGTTTTCATCTTCTGTCCCAGTTGGGGTTGGGCAAGTTAAATTCTTAGTTAATGTTAAGGGAAGATCATGGTTCTGGTTCAGTGCTGAGAAGTGATGAAAAAGCATGAacattaacttttaaaatgtcCTACCTTAATCATTCCCTAGTTTTAACTGAGTGCTGTACTGTAAACTGCCACTGTGATGCATCAGTAGCTGAAAGGGGATctggggaaacaaacaaaagacttttacagttacagataaaacacaacactgattaACAGACTATTTGTTTAgtctaaatgaaatgaaagtgtgaaCTGTGTATATTCTGTTATCTTAATAACTTATTATTATCTGAATAActgaggacaaaacacaaaaacagggcAAACAACAATCTTTGAAACTGAGAGGCCAGAACTAGAGAACGCTTTTGAAAAATAACCTAAATGGTCAATCAGCTAGTCTTAGTTCTGTCAATAAactaatcagttaatctgctgatCATCACTTAAATAGGtttctttgtatgttttaaGGCAGGTGTAGAGTAGAGCAGAAAATGTAGGTTTCTATTTTGGTTGCCATGCTTTTCGGTTGTTTTTATGATAAACAGTGCAGCCAGACCTCCTCCCTGGTGGCACCGTTAAAACTGGTCCAAACTGCAGAGGAGTGAAATAAAATCTGCTGTAAAACCAGGGGAAATTTGGCAGAGAGAGATTTGCCAAACCCCTCAGCTGGCCTCACAGGGTTTCAGCCGTGAGACCTGAATGTAGagtattgttgttttattgttaacTAATTACTCTGGTTCCTGCAggggtgtgtgtctttgtgtgtcaggatgTATACACAGGAAAGTGTTAGTACTgtaactgtgtatgtgtatgtgtgtgtgtgtatgttgtgggGTGTAACATACATTGCAGCCTCTAGAGGCCACTAATGGGGCTTgggatttagattttttttatggctAAGCTAAAATATGCTATGGCTCAAATAGAGCAGAAACCTGGTAACAAGTGACACATGAAAGGTGAGTGCCTGACAAAAGAGAAAGGCGTACACATTTACAAATTTGTTTATACATTCACAAATCTCTGTGCACTTGCAAATCTGAATACGTTTGCAGATTCCTgcatacacattcacaaatgTGAGAACGCACATGCACATTGAAATACAGTTTCACAACATACATCTGCAAATAATACTGCTACACTAACAATcccaaagagaaaaagaggctgGACCATAGGCTAGGAAACATAAATAGATGCAAAAACAGAGATGACACTCATTGGTGTTCTGGACAGTTTCCACACTAATTTAATAAAATTTTGATCTGACAGTGGATTTGTGCAGCAGACCTGACTGTGCTCAAACACTGGCGTTCACACTGAATAGCCCGTGAAATATGTAGTGCTGTAGTTGATTGTCAGCCTTGTTTACATTGGTGGTTTCCTAGCCTACAAAGGAAACAGCCTGTGAGTCACGCTGACAAGCGGACGGTGTTATCTACTCTTGAGAATTCAGGTGTGAACGTAATGATCTTGTAGCTGTAGGGGAAAGTGCAAGAGCATGTAGATGAGCCGAAAAACAGAAGGTGACAGTTCATTACTACCACAGTGAAAGAAGAATTAGAAAGATACTAGGATGATTTACAGTCATTTGTCTAAGTATCGTTCTATGTTGGGCAGCAGTGTTACAGCAATAGCCTGCTTATGAGGGTCTAGTCACCAATCTCCACCACACCTGTTACACTACCTGTTCCACTGGTGAGTCATTACTGTGCTAAAAAGGCATAATGAGATGTCAAACAATATTTAGACCCACATTATGAAGATTCCAGTCCAGATCGTTAAGATTCCtaacattaaaacatattttcatgctgaatcagaaacatttatttattttagtaatttatttatttttattcatttatttaaattagtCGCTGGGCATCTACGGTTTTCCCTTTGATGTACTGCTGAATTTAAGGCCATGGtgacaaaagaagaaacacaggcttcttcgtttgtttgtgtgtgtgtgtgtgtgtgtgtatatatatatatatatatatatatgtttgttgGGGGcttttgctgtttatttctaactaaaaaaaaacccgAAATAAATTCAGGCAAATGTCTAGACAGTCAAACGTAGATTGGATGTATATTGTATGAGACAACACTAGACAAAGGCCCCAGCGTTGACGTAAAATTCAGGCGCAGAGAGGGCTGCGGTGGTTTTTTCGGGCTAGGTCGGAGGGTATTTGGAGGACAGTTTATCATGGCCCTAAGGGTGATCCGGCTGGTCATCCCGTCGGGAACAACAGCTTTCAAAGCGGTGAATGCTGTACAGAAGGTGAGGACAGAAAGTGCACGGCGTGGGACGCTTATTTGGGTTGCCCGACGTTCCCACTCCACAAGGGCAAGCTAACTTAGACAGCTAGCTTCCTAGCCGCTAGCATCACAGTCGGTCAACAACAAGCCAGTCACTCATTGGTTTGTTTATAATGTGGCTGGCAGTTCACAGCCAAGAAGTCCACAAAACAAGCTCTCAGTACATCGAAGTAGTTAAATGTTATGTTATTGATTAGACGCTTCATACGTTTTACTGCCAAGTAGGTCGAGATAACACCCTTGTAGCTAGCCCAGTTATCTTGCTAACGAGTTTCATccagaaatgtgtcagttttaatttgttgttaGTCCCGTTGTTTACCTCAGCACTCCGATCCTAAGTCAGTGAGTTATTCCGTTGATCGCATATTTGCCTGTTATTCGGCACTGTGCTTGCGTCTTCAgttgtattttcatgttttcccgGATTCATGTTTGTAGTTTGCACTGATCCAAACCAACGTTTAACCAACTGGCTAACATTTGTACAAAATGTAATCAAAGCCTGGAGTGAGTTCGCAATTGGGGCCAACTTGTCATTGCTGACAAATGTGCACCTAGTTGTCATTCAGTTAGGCACGGGTTGTCTACCTCACTGTTGTCAATGggttggacaaaataatagaaacatctTTTATTGTAGAGTAGTATATGACAACAGTCAACTCCAAAACGACCATAAAACTTTCATGAAAGCAGGATTTGTCTGTCTATGTAGCACATCTTGTCTTTGAGCCCACAGGTAGGTTTACCTGGCGTCGGTCTGTGTTAATCCCATGTTTTCATTAAAGTGCGGTGTTTTTTGTCATTCAGGCTGGTGTTCACACAAGCTCAGTGAGAAGCCTACAGTACGGCTGGTGGGCCTATGCACTGGGCGAAAGGACAACACCACGGTTAAAGCAGCACAGCAAAATCATCTCTGTGGATGGCAACTTGGCCTCAGGCAAAGGAGCACTGGCCCAGAAACTGGCTGACAGGCTGGGTAACTATCTGACTGCAGGGATCCTTCATTTGATTTTACATCAGTATTGATTTTCATCTGATATGGGCTGACAGCATAGGCCAAGCTCTACTATGGACATAACATTAACTCCATCAAAGGcatattatgacattttgggaaatattatGCTTGTTGTCTTAGTGGCAGTGATACGATTGGATTATTGGTGTACATGTGAGACTGACAATGTGGACAATGTTTGTACTGCCTACAATATTTTCTAATTCTGTATCGACAGGGATGCTCTATATGCCTGAGGCTGACCCTTTCTACTTGGACAAGATGTCAGGAGAGAAACAGCCACTCCCTGTTGACTTCAATGGGATGTGCAGCCTGGAGAAATTCTACACAGACCCCAAAGCTGCAGATGGAAACAGCTacaggctgcagctgtggaTGTACACCATGAGGCTGCTTCAGTACTCTGACGCCATCGAACACCTGCTCACCACAGGTACCACGGAATCAGACTGTCAGAGTTCTGCCAGGTCATTTACATGGCAAAAATTGGATTTGTACACATTTGGAACATCATGGTTGTGATCATCATATGCAATTATAAAAAATAAGTCTGCAGAATCCTTCATCTTCATGACGATCTTCTGTGTTTAAGGCCAAGGTGTGATCCTGGAGCGCTCCCCCTTCAGTGACGTGGTCTTCCTGGAGGCCATGTTCAAACAGGGCTACATCAGAAAGGAGTGTGAGTATTGCAGTGCTATAATGCAGACAAACTGTCTGGATTTAACCTCCTGTTaagtaattatttttatatcagtGTTCAAAGCATTGACAGGGTTTTACttattcagctctgtttttatcTCATTTGGTTACATTTAGATatattgataaaataataaaaagaaatgtagtATGTAAGATGTGATCTCCTGTGGCCTGCAGGTGTGGAGCACTACAATGAGATCAAGGGCATTAGCCTCTGTGAGTTCCTGCCTCCGCATCTAGTCGTCTATGTAGACATGCCAGCTGAGGAGGTGCAGAAGAAGCTGAAACAGAGCAGCAAGGTAGGGAGACACACTCACTGAAAGCACAACCACACATGCTGTCACCTCTGTAGATATTCTAATTATGTCGAATGTTTCTGTCCTTTTCATTAATTTTCAGTAGAGACCATTATATTCTATTTAACTGGAACAacagcatttttcaaaatgaaaaccacCTCAGATGATTGGATATTCTTGTTGGAGATGGATGATGTAGAGTGAGTTGTTTAATCAGGCTTAGCATTAATCACTGATATCGATTAAAACAGAATCTCTTTATTCTCAGTCCTATCTTCAGAATGTTCCCCTGACCTATTTGAAGAGCATTGAGGATGGCTACAAGAAGTCTTTTCTGCCCAAAATCAGGTAAGGCAAACTGATGAATGACAAATGTGTATTAGATATCTGACCAGTGTCAAACATAACAGGGTTCAACCATGGTTCATatttgatgctgaaaaatttCATAGCCAAAGCTTGGTTGTCAGCCTTAACAAAAGTTTATGTTTCTTTTAGTGAAACATCAGAGCTGCTGGCGTACGATGCAACTCAAGCCCAAGATGTCGAAAGGGTAAGAGTGTAATAATAGGGAAAATAATAGGGTGAATAATTTTTTGGATGTTATTTTGACCCCTTAAATCTATGAGCTGTTTCTGTAGACCAGTTATTTATTGTGTGCTGTCCACAGGTGGCAGAAGACATTGAATACTTGAAGTTTGAAAAAGGACCGTGGTTGGAGCAGGATGATGTCACCTACCACTACATGAGGATGCTGTGAGTTCTTGACGAGTgttacacattttcacattgaaatGCAAATTACACAAAGGACGATTTCCTACAGGTCAAGTTGGATTCACACAAACCTATCACAATCTCAAGCCTCTGCTTGTGACACTCGTTATGGACGAATGTGCAAAGAACCTGAAGTGAATTAACTGAAAATGCAGATTTGTTCTAATTTCCTTCTGTGTGCTGTAATCAGCTCTTTCATTCTGTCATGCAGGTTTTCAGCATTCTTCTGtaggctgattttttttttctgtcttgttgtttgtttttttacagtgtggaaaacaaacatctggTAGCATCCCTGACCCACATACCGAAGTTCCTGCCAGAGATCACCATCGGGGCCCACGACTTTGATGAAAAATTCTATGCCTATAAATCGGTACGTACATGCCGttctacatctctctctctctctctcgctcgaGTTCAGTCTGTTTTAATGGCCTCCCCAGTGATGGTGATTGCAGTGAAGTGCTTGTGGACATCACCTTCCTGTTGCAGGCAATTCCACTTTTCAACAGTAGTTGGCAGCAACACGCAAGGGAATTCACCATTGTGCCTCAAAGGCAAAATCCAAATGTCCACCATTTGGACTTGCAGACTTTTGTTGTATGTACAGTGACGTCTTCACTGTCATCATGTCACGTGGCTGAAGGACCACGAGGGCATGAAATCCGCTATGAAACAGGACTTGAAGACCttgtgtttccatggagatAAACTGACATTTCAGACCATGTAACTTCAGAGTATTTTTCCTGGGATGAAGTGAGGTCTGGACATTACTGGCGGATGAGTTgcccttttgtttttcatcttatTGTCTGACGATAAGTTTCGTTATCTTGTGTTCACGTTATTAAAACCTACAAAATCATATTATTGAGGAACCCTGCCTCTGTCTAAAGCCTTCCTGTTCTCTTTATACTGAGAATTGTGCAGCATTGTCGGCATGATTGAACTAATTTTCTTCCGCTGAAATATCGAGCGATTCGTAGTtacaagaaagcaaatgtcaGATGTGGAATATTCTACAGGGCTTTTGGTATCATCAGTCTTTCAGGGAAACATTTGGGTCTGACCTTTTCTGTTTACTGActggagacttttttttgtctcccctGCTGCAAAAATCAGGCTGCATAATGCTACAGGAGGCTGTGACCCGACATTTTGTCGTGAGCCTGGATCTCGGTGGAGAGAATGAGAAGCTGTGACACATGGTGGCGTAGTCACCCTCAGCACATTTGAGctgacaaagttttttttacttacttattaactgattattgaacagagtgtttttctgcagatgaAATAAACAACTGTCCTGCATTACTTGTAACTGTCTTTATATTTAGTGTTAAGACCATCGTGTGTGCTTCTGCTGGTTTGAATGTTCAGtcttgttctcttttctttaattgtcttttttttttcatccttgtAGCTCCCTGGGAAGAAGTATGCCCCTGGTTATAATGCAGATGTTGGAGACAAATACATCTGGCTGAAGTGAATGAGTTCACAGGCCCATCGACAATTCGCCCCATGTCACTGGCTGATCAGCTCCCTGGGTGAACTCTGGACCACTCGTCCATTATTGATCCCAGTTGTGTTCTGTTGTACATCCCAAATAATATGTATGTATTGAAAGAATAAATTTTGAATCTAGTAAACGGCTTGTCTGTTGTTCTGACTcttttcattaatttatttaccAGCCTCCAATCATGGGTTTCcgcaggaggagctgcagtaGTTAACAAATAAACACTTATATCTGCTTTCATCAACGTTTCAGTGTGTAATAAATATGGGTACTTAGTTTTCTCAGGGTAGAAAGCGTCTGTTGTTCTACTAAAGGTTTGAAACCCCAAAATGACTAAAATTAATAACACATTAAGTAGAATACATAAAACTGACCCTACAACGTGCATAAACTCCTTATGAAATGTTGtgaccttttttcttttgttctctgattagacatttttatttcaaaattttatttcatcacattttttccTGTGTCACATTTATTTCCTAACATCACTTCACCTTTCCTGTCAGCGCTGTAGTCACCAACCCGTGCCTCCTTATCACTCAGCCGGTCACGTGATCCCAGCCTCTCAAAACTCGACAGTGATCGCTTCTGTTAAGTCTACtactgagttttattttgaaggactGGGCCCAAGCTACCCTCTTTGAAAGAGTTGATTAGTTTCCTTTTTGTCAGAGGAGTCTCTTTTTGTAATCAAGAATTGATCAACAGCACAGAGGATAAACTGGGCTCAACAGAACTTAGCAAAGATCTCGCTCAACTACGGCTTCATCTTCTAGCTCAGCTCCCTCCTTTCCACAACAGTCCAGCACAGCGCCCAGACTGTACAATAACATCTAGCTGTACTAGACTGATCACCAGTGGACTGAGAACAGGTTGCAGCCAAGGTACAGGCAGGGAGTGACACATCCACACATCAATGGCCTTGGGGACTGTGGGATACAAGACAATCTCTGAAGCCTTGAGGATGAAGGAAGAGCAAAACATGAGGGCCAAGAATACAACTGGATCCGCAGGATCACACTTTATCACCAGATGTAGAATTCAGCAGGGATTTGTGGAAGAATTATACATCTGAGGCAGAGGCTGGATTTTGCTGCCTTGCTCGGCTTTGGCTCAAATCGCCACACAATAGTTGATTAGTTTGATCCTGAAAGGCTGTTTCTACAGACATCAAAAGCCCTGAGctcatacagagacacagaaagaaggTTTTGAGCTCAGTTTTCATTTGCAATTTGCAAGTGAGTAATTTGCATAATCCTTTCATTACAGTGTGTTGTCTGTTGCTCAATATGTTACCAAAAGCCAGGTAAGAGAAAGATCAAAGTTACACAGCTGTACTGGTACAAGCCAGAGACAACGACCTAGCTTGTCTGGAGTTTTTATTCTAGCATTTCTAGCGCCTCTAAGACCAAACATGGAAGACCCTGGCTCTGCACCTTTTGCAGGACTTGACCAACCACATTTTCTCTGAGTTCTTGTATGACGCAGCAACAGGACCTGCTGACCCGAATGCCTGGCTGATTGCGATAATGACTGAACAAAACTCCTGCCAACCTGTAGCTCGTTGAAAATTATATTAATTTTCTCGCCATAAATGAGGGTtcaacatgaagaaaaaaaaaggatctgcTATATGCAGTTAAATTCATAGGCCTAAAAATATTCAAGATCAGTCATGGACTCTGCAGAGAAGTGGTGATTAACGCCAACCCCTTCATTATCCTGTCACATAAATGATCGGCTCCTAATTATCATCGTAAGCCTCCAGCCCCAGACTCTCCACTGGTGCAAAACATGCTGCTCAGAGCTCTGCACTTGGCATGCTGGATAATGTAGTCCAGCTTCACAAGATGGCCCAGGTCCTCAAAAGTTCTGCTCTCCGGGTCAGCGGGGTAGTTATGAGCCAGGACAAGCTTTGTGACGGAGTCCGTGCCCAGAGAGAAGTCTCCCTCCAGGACAGAGCTGGTTCAGCCTCTGTAAACTTTGGAAGTTGATGAAA
This window harbors:
- the ndufa10 gene encoding NADH dehydrogenase [ubiquinone] 1 alpha subcomplex subunit 10, mitochondrial, with product MALRVIRLVIPSGTTAFKAVNAVQKAGVHTSSVRSLQYGWWAYALGERTTPRLKQHSKIISVDGNLASGKGALAQKLADRLGMLYMPEADPFYLDKMSGEKQPLPVDFNGMCSLEKFYTDPKAADGNSYRLQLWMYTMRLLQYSDAIEHLLTTGQGVILERSPFSDVVFLEAMFKQGYIRKECVEHYNEIKGISLCEFLPPHLVVYVDMPAEEVQKKLKQSSKSYLQNVPLTYLKSIEDGYKKSFLPKISETSELLAYDATQAQDVERVAEDIEYLKFEKGPWLEQDDVTYHYMRMLVENKHLVASLTHIPKFLPEITIGAHDFDEKFYAYKSLPGKKYAPGYNADVGDKYIWLK